The following are from one region of the Aquipuribacter hungaricus genome:
- a CDS encoding molybdopterin oxidoreductase family protein has protein sequence MTTTAADRSAVPGQAPAGVATHCPYCALQCGMTLTVADRTTGLPSPRVQVQPRASAAGLGRLCQKGWSAAELLEHPERLRTPLLREVPGDRTSRFVPSGWDEALDVVAAGIRAAQVAHGRDAVAVFGGGGLTNEKAYALGKLARVALRTSQVDYNGRFCMSSAAAAANAALGVDRGLPFPVRDLVGTGVLVLLGSNPAETMPPFMAHVQAVQEAGGTVVVVDPRRTPTAAAADVHVQPLPGSDMALLLGLLHVVLRDGLEDAAYVAGRTRGIEELRAAARRYWPERVERLTGVPAGEVGSLARLVASHAPVAGGRGAVLLTARGSEQHATGTDTVLAAIDLALVLGLPGRPHAGYGCLTGQGNGQGGREHGLKADQLPGYRSISDPAARAHVAGVWGVDPASLPGPGRSAYELLDACGRPDGPRVLLLAGSNPVVSAPRAGHVSDRLAALDLLVVTDLVMSETAAVADVVLPTTMWAEEDGTMTTLEGRVVRRRKAVDAPVGCRTDLQVLAGLADRLGAGTDFPADAFPAAPRLVFEELRRASAGGRADYSHVGWDAVAADGSDGVHWGSPRMFVDRFPTADGRAVLHAVEHRALVEDVDAEFPWLLTTGRVLAQYQSGAQTRRVPSLVRSAPSSFVEVHPVLAAAHGIGDGDLVRVTSRHGVAEAPARLTPTVRTDTVFMPFHWGGAGRANSLTPPALDPTSRMPEFKACAVRLERAAPVRGMTDPEETA, from the coding sequence ATGACGACCACCGCCGCCGACCGGTCGGCCGTCCCCGGGCAGGCACCCGCCGGGGTGGCCACCCACTGCCCCTACTGCGCGCTGCAGTGCGGGATGACGCTCACCGTGGCCGACCGGACGACGGGGCTGCCCTCGCCGCGCGTGCAGGTGCAGCCGCGGGCGTCCGCAGCGGGCCTGGGCCGGCTGTGCCAGAAGGGCTGGTCGGCGGCGGAGCTGCTCGAGCACCCCGAGCGGCTGCGGACCCCGCTGCTGCGCGAGGTCCCGGGCGACCGGACCAGCCGGTTCGTGCCTTCCGGCTGGGACGAGGCGCTCGACGTGGTGGCGGCCGGCATCAGAGCGGCGCAGGTGGCGCACGGCCGGGACGCGGTCGCGGTGTTCGGCGGCGGCGGGCTCACCAACGAGAAGGCCTACGCGCTCGGCAAGCTCGCCCGGGTCGCGCTGCGCACCTCGCAGGTCGACTACAACGGCCGCTTCTGCATGAGCAGCGCGGCGGCCGCGGCCAACGCGGCGCTCGGCGTCGACCGGGGGCTGCCGTTCCCGGTCCGCGACCTGGTCGGCACCGGGGTCCTCGTCCTGCTCGGCAGCAACCCCGCGGAGACGATGCCCCCGTTCATGGCCCACGTGCAGGCGGTGCAGGAGGCCGGCGGCACGGTCGTCGTGGTCGACCCCCGGCGCACCCCGACGGCCGCGGCCGCCGACGTCCACGTCCAGCCGCTGCCCGGCTCGGACATGGCGCTGCTGCTCGGGCTGCTGCACGTCGTCCTGCGCGACGGCCTGGAGGACGCGGCGTACGTCGCCGGGCGCACCCGCGGCATCGAGGAGCTGCGGGCCGCGGCGCGCCGGTACTGGCCGGAGCGGGTCGAGCGGCTGACCGGCGTGCCCGCGGGCGAGGTCGGCTCCCTCGCCCGCCTGGTCGCCTCGCACGCCCCGGTCGCCGGCGGCCGCGGCGCGGTGCTCCTCACCGCCCGCGGCTCCGAGCAGCACGCCACCGGTACCGACACCGTGCTGGCCGCCATCGACCTGGCCCTCGTGCTCGGGCTCCCCGGCCGGCCGCACGCCGGCTACGGCTGCCTCACCGGCCAGGGCAACGGCCAGGGCGGGCGGGAGCACGGCCTCAAGGCCGACCAGCTGCCGGGCTACCGCTCGATCAGCGACCCGGCTGCCCGCGCCCACGTCGCCGGGGTGTGGGGCGTCGACCCCGCATCCCTGCCGGGCCCCGGACGCTCCGCCTACGAGCTGCTCGACGCCTGCGGCCGGCCCGACGGGCCGCGCGTGCTGCTGCTCGCGGGCTCCAACCCCGTCGTGTCGGCCCCGCGCGCCGGGCACGTGTCCGACCGGCTCGCCGCCCTCGACCTGCTCGTCGTCACCGACCTGGTCATGTCCGAGACGGCCGCCGTGGCCGACGTCGTCCTCCCCACGACCATGTGGGCCGAGGAGGACGGCACGATGACGACCCTCGAGGGCCGGGTCGTCCGCCGCCGCAAGGCCGTCGACGCCCCCGTCGGCTGCCGGACCGACCTGCAGGTGCTCGCCGGGCTCGCCGACCGCCTCGGCGCCGGGACGGACTTCCCCGCGGACGCCTTCCCCGCCGCCCCCCGGCTGGTCTTCGAGGAACTCCGCCGCGCCAGCGCCGGTGGCCGCGCCGACTACAGCCACGTCGGCTGGGACGCGGTCGCGGCGGACGGCAGCGACGGCGTGCACTGGGGCAGCCCGCGGATGTTCGTCGACCGCTTCCCCACCGCCGACGGCCGCGCGGTCCTGCACGCCGTCGAGCACCGCGCCCTGGTCGAGGACGTCGACGCGGAGTTCCCGTGGCTGCTCACCACCGGTCGCGTGCTCGCCCAGTACCAGTCGGGCGCGCAGACCCGCCGGGTGCCGTCGCTGGTGCGCAGCGCCCCGTCGTCGTTCGTGGAGGTCCACCCCGTCCTGGCCGCCGCCCACGGGATCGGCGACGGCGACCTGGTCCGCGTGACCAGCCGCCACGGCGTCGCCGAGGCCCCCGCCCGGCTCACCCCGACCGTCCGCACCGACACCGTCTTCATGCCCTTCCACTGGGGCGGCGCCGGGCGCGCCAACTCCCTCACCCCGCCCGCGCTGGACCCCACGTCGCGGATGCCCGAGTTCAAGGCCTGCGCCGTCCGCCTGGAGCGCGCGGCTCCCGTCCGCGGGATGACCGACCCCGAGGAGACCGCATGA
- a CDS encoding NAD(P)/FAD-dependent oxidoreductase, with product MSTRTRHLVVVGNGMAGARLVEEVAARDTERRWQTTVVGDEPTEAYNRVLLSGVLAGTHREDDLALAPPGAWEGSTVRVVTGTRVARVHRSTRTVHLADGSHLPYDRLVLATGSAPVLPPLPGLLRHDPTDPDRGASLHPQATAFRTLDDCRRLVAATATARRAVVVGGGLLGLEAARGLAARGLSVEVVQMPDRLMDGQLDGPAATMLRRRLAGLGITAYLGTRATQVLTGHGTDRLVGVRLADGHVLECDLLVFAVGVRPSTRLAREARLTTARGVVVDRTLTSPDDPAVSAVGDCAEVLDPDGGSTVGGLVQPAWEQAAALATTLTAAPDDPPTTWQPRGSVTRLKAGGIDLASMGEVRPAPEDSDGDLEVLAWTDPSRGVYAKAVLRGGRVVGGILLGDLGSVGALTLAFDRGSPVPPDRRHLLFGSGPAGPAGAGGAAGTAGDAASLPDDATVCHCNAVDAGAVRAAAAAGARDVA from the coding sequence ATGAGCACCCGCACCCGGCACCTCGTCGTCGTCGGCAACGGCATGGCCGGCGCCCGCCTGGTCGAGGAGGTCGCCGCCCGCGACACCGAGCGGCGCTGGCAGACCACCGTCGTCGGCGACGAACCGACCGAGGCCTACAACCGCGTCCTGCTGTCCGGGGTGCTCGCCGGCACCCACCGCGAGGACGACCTCGCGCTCGCCCCGCCCGGCGCCTGGGAGGGCTCGACCGTGCGGGTCGTCACCGGGACCCGGGTCGCGCGGGTGCACCGCAGCACGCGGACGGTGCACCTGGCCGACGGCAGCCACCTGCCCTACGACCGCCTGGTCCTGGCCACGGGCAGCGCGCCGGTCCTGCCGCCGCTGCCGGGCCTGCTCCGCCACGACCCGACCGACCCCGACCGCGGCGCCTCCCTGCACCCGCAGGCCACCGCGTTCCGCACCCTCGACGACTGCCGGCGCCTCGTCGCCGCGACCGCCACCGCCCGGCGCGCGGTCGTCGTCGGCGGCGGCCTGCTCGGCCTGGAGGCCGCCCGCGGCCTGGCCGCCCGGGGCCTGTCGGTCGAGGTCGTGCAGATGCCCGACCGGCTCATGGACGGCCAGCTCGACGGCCCCGCCGCCACGATGCTCCGGCGCCGCCTCGCCGGCCTCGGCATCACCGCCTACCTGGGCACCCGCGCCACCCAGGTGCTCACCGGCCACGGTACGGACCGGCTCGTCGGGGTGCGCCTGGCCGACGGCCACGTCCTCGAGTGCGACCTGCTCGTCTTCGCCGTCGGGGTCCGGCCCAGCACCCGGCTCGCCCGCGAGGCCCGGCTGACCACGGCCCGCGGCGTCGTCGTCGACCGCACCCTCACCAGCCCCGACGACCCCGCCGTGTCCGCGGTCGGCGACTGCGCCGAGGTGCTCGACCCGGACGGCGGCTCGACCGTCGGCGGGCTCGTGCAGCCCGCCTGGGAGCAGGCCGCGGCCCTGGCCACGACGCTGACCGCCGCTCCGGACGACCCGCCGACGACCTGGCAGCCGCGCGGCAGCGTCACCCGCCTCAAGGCCGGCGGCATCGACCTGGCCTCGATGGGCGAGGTCCGCCCCGCCCCCGAGGACAGCGACGGCGACCTGGAGGTCCTCGCCTGGACCGACCCTTCGCGCGGCGTCTACGCCAAGGCCGTGCTCCGCGGCGGCCGGGTCGTCGGCGGGATCCTGCTCGGCGACCTCGGCTCCGTGGGGGCGCTCACCCTGGCCTTCGACCGTGGCAGCCCCGTCCCGCCCGACCGGCGCCACCTGCTGTTCGGCAGCGGCCCCGCCGGTCCTGCGGGCGCCGGAGGAGCCGCCGGCACCGCGGGTGACGCGGCCTCCCTGCCGGACGACGCCACCGTCTGCCACTGCAACGCCGTCGACGCGGGCGCCGTCCGTGCCGCCGCGGCCGCCGGCGCCCGCGACGTCGCC